The Mycobacterium paragordonae genome includes a region encoding these proteins:
- a CDS encoding glycoside hydrolase family 64 protein, with translation MSFVCAAPEMVVTAASDLVLIGSSVTKANAAAAGSTTTLLAAGADEVSAGIAALLGEHGQAYQAISAEIATFQQRFVQALNSGAGAYAAAEAASAVSLQSIEQSILDVINAPFNLLLGRPLIGNGRNGAPGTGQAGGPGGILWGDGGAGGSGAVGQTGGAGGAAGLFGRGGTGGAGGVGATGNTTSVAGQTGGPGGSGGAGGVGGQGGLLFGIGGTGGAGGVGGTGGVGGPADAAGNFGAGGPGGTGGLGGAGGAPGFLGSPGHAGLNGANGLPGGFRVGPFINNTGLSNSEVYLTLLGQTTPGQWSWIDQNGIAHHIDSSAANAPGHLTYNGVNYANMSFTLDQTGNFSIPSEFQGGRIFMSMKNPLYIGIAADNSGWAGLDPANPADPNYNTVYDWYEMTYKYGSVAFGGNTTQVDQFGMPFSFELGQSSTGFDATRGITLTRAQVFQQYAASVPAEFQALVLHDGTGDPLRILAPRSATPGGLASWLDQPINDFWSNYQAHQFIYDGPGYTVTGNIDGGGLFHYNVTPDGGATSTYTMVKPTTAQVFASNGPFVGADQQGAFLAELNAAFNRGVAIAPDQWANVAAYYPTGGRWNNWAQFFHTNSIANLAYGFPFDDVNNQSSVLILNNAQPPTRLSFILN, from the coding sequence ATGTCGTTTGTCTGCGCGGCGCCGGAGATGGTGGTCACGGCGGCCTCGGATTTGGTGCTGATCGGCTCGTCGGTCACGAAAGCCAATGCGGCGGCGGCGGGTTCCACGACAACGCTGCTGGCCGCCGGTGCGGATGAGGTGTCGGCGGGGATAGCCGCGCTGCTGGGCGAGCACGGGCAGGCTTATCAGGCGATCAGCGCGGAGATTGCGACGTTTCAGCAGCGGTTTGTGCAAGCCCTCAATTCTGGGGCCGGCGCGTATGCCGCCGCGGAGGCTGCCAGCGCGGTGTCCTTGCAGTCCATCGAGCAGAGCATCCTCGATGTGATCAATGCGCCCTTCAACCTCTTATTGGGGCGGCCGCTGATCGGCAATGGCCGCAATGGAGCCCCGGGGACCGGTCAGGCCGGTGGACCGGGCGGCATCTTGTGGGGTGATGGTGGTGCCGGCGGGTCCGGCGCGGTCGGACAAACAGGTGGTGCCGGGGGAGCGGCGGGCTTGTTCGGTCGTGGCGGCACCGGTGGCGCCGGCGGAGTCGGTGCTACCGGCAACACGACCAGCGTTGCGGGTCAGACCGGCGGTCCCGGTGGCTCTGGCGGGGCGGGCGGGGTCGGCGGTCAAGGCGGGCTGCTGTTCGGTATTGGTGGCACCGGCGGTGCCGGTGGAGTTGGCGGGACTGGTGGAGTCGGAGGGCCCGCCGATGCCGCAGGAAATTTCGGAGCCGGCGGTCCCGGCGGGACTGGCGGGCTGGGCGGTGCCGGTGGCGCGCCCGGTTTCTTGGGGAGCCCCGGTCATGCGGGTCTCAACGGAGCCAACGGCCTTCCCGGCGGATTTCGCGTTGGCCCTTTCATCAATAACACGGGTTTAAGCAACAGCGAGGTCTACCTGACCCTGCTCGGCCAGACGACACCCGGCCAGTGGTCGTGGATCGACCAGAACGGCATAGCCCACCACATCGACTCCAGTGCCGCGAACGCGCCTGGTCACCTCACCTACAACGGGGTGAATTACGCCAATATGTCGTTCACCCTCGACCAGACCGGTAACTTCTCGATCCCGTCGGAATTTCAGGGCGGCCGGATCTTCATGTCGATGAAGAACCCGCTCTACATCGGCATTGCCGCCGACAACTCGGGCTGGGCGGGTCTCGACCCCGCGAATCCTGCCGATCCGAACTACAACACGGTTTACGACTGGTACGAGATGACCTACAAGTACGGCTCAGTCGCCTTCGGTGGTAACACCACGCAGGTGGACCAGTTCGGGATGCCGTTCTCGTTCGAGCTGGGGCAGAGCTCCACCGGGTTTGACGCCACCCGCGGCATCACACTGACGCGAGCCCAAGTTTTCCAGCAGTACGCGGCCTCGGTCCCGGCCGAGTTCCAGGCATTGGTACTGCACGACGGCACCGGCGACCCGCTGCGGATTTTGGCCCCGCGCAGCGCCACGCCCGGCGGCCTGGCCAGCTGGCTCGATCAACCCATCAACGACTTCTGGTCGAATTATCAAGCCCACCAATTCATTTACGACGGTCCCGGATACACGGTGACCGGAAACATCGACGGCGGCGGACTGTTCCATTACAACGTCACCCCAGACGGCGGAGCCACCTCTACATACACCATGGTCAAGCCCACGACGGCGCAGGTTTTCGCTTCCAACGGCCCATTCGTCGGCGCCGATCAACAGGGGGCGTTCCTCGCCGAACTCAACGCGGCGTTCAACCGCGGCGTGGCGATTGCGCCGGATCAGTGGGCCAACGTCGCCGCCTACTATCCAACCGGAGGGCGGTGGAACAACTGGGCACAGTTCTTCCACACCAACAGCATTGCCAACCTCGCCTACGGCTTCCCCTTCGACGACGTCAACAACCAGAGTTCGGTGCTGATCCTCAACAACGCACAGCCGCCTACGCGTCTTTCATTCATCCTTAACTAG